TTGCGTTACTAAGTTATCCAGTTGAACATCTCTACTGGTTTCAGTGACCCTTTCAAGAGCTTGATCATCGCTAGAAAGAACTGTTTTACGAGCGGCGGGACTAATGTTCgtcacactttttggcctaggAAGCGGAGGTACATCAGGTATATGGGCTTCATCGATGTCAATGTGTTGTACTGTCAGAGATGCCTCAGTTAACATTTCTTCCCTTTCATTTATCCTTGTTGGACTCGAAACACGCCTCTCTACCAAGATTACTGTAGGAGACGTGCGGCCTATATTTGATTTTGATAATTCAGAAATTTTCGGGTCTGATAGTTTGAAAGATTTTTCAGACCTCGATGTAGGCCGCGAAATTCTAGGACTTTCAGCTATTTTGCTATGCGATTTACTTCTGTATGGTTCTTCATTCACAATATCTCTCAGGGAACTTGATActgaaaaatctaaattttcttCCATGCCTAATTCAAAGTCTATATCATCTGGAAGGGGATCAGTTTGCGTTGATACCTCTATCTCCACGACATCATCAATTTTCATACTCTTATCAGCATGAGTATACGATTCTGCTCCAACATTATCATCACACTGATcttcaaaagtatttttatcaCTTTTTCTTCGTTTGGGCCCCCTAGGTGGCCTTGGCGGTGGCGGGAGCGGTCTGTCTTTCATTTTATTCACAACTTCACCTGATATTAAATCTTTGTGAACTTCATCTATTTGCGGTTCATCAATTTCTACATATTGCGTCAAATCACCGCTTACTGAACGCTTAGAAAAGCTGTCCAAAGTCATGAGGCTCGTTGAGGATTTTTTTCGTGGTGGACGATCAGGTAAGCTTTTACTTACTGGTTGAACAGTGTAATATTTCCTCTCCGAACTATGACTTTTACGACGCCTCACAGGTGGCGTTTTACTTAGAGATCGCCGAATACCTTTTTCCGGCGTGTATGCACTTTTATCAACGGTAGCGTAACCTGGACTTTCATGACGAACATGCTTATCGGATTCGATATAATCAGCTGGAGGTGCATTCTGCAGTTTGGGGAACGACGTATTCATGTTCGGTTCTATACACGATTATCTGAAATGCACAAGGATACAATATATTGAACTTATTTCTGCAACGTAGGGCGAAAGTTAAATATTTCAAACGAGAGTAAAATCACAGTTatgttactatttattatttttcatcacccttgcaaaaaaaaaaaaaagattttttttataaaagttaaTTATGGTGCTTGAATTTTTATAACTCCGTCGGAGTATGATTTTTCTAACTCCTGCTCTGCCTGCGTACAATTGCAAATTTACtatgcgagtgtgatgaaaatataattgattgtatctaatttttatttacacAACACTTAAGTTTTTTGCACATTTTAGATGACAcgacaatataaaaaatatatctatatacatctccgtcgttactggaccgattttgaaaattattttttgattgattgtataattattatgcatacagattggtcccatttttatcagaacccagttctgatgatgggatcctgcagaaatcgagggaactcctcaaatctgaaaggcatacatatggtgatttttgtgtttttaaaggaacaacatttacgtacggaacagtgacatttggtgcagtggaactgctcatgatggtcagaacggaactcctcaaatctgaacggcacacttatagtgactttggtatttttataagaacagcttgcgtttacgttcacaacagtgacatttggtgcagtggaactgctgatgaagatcagtacggaactccttaaatctgaacggcacacttatagtgactttggtattttgataagaacagcatgtatttaagttcagaacagtgacatttatttgttatgagatttgttatgtttgttaagcacattgaattttcaagtaaaattttgtcaagtttcgatttcttataatcggattcatgagaaattgaggaaactcctcaaaccttgacggtatacgtatattcatttgtgttgccatcaaataattaaagcatcaaaggcagctttaaaaaatacctacacatttctacataatccaacattggcaagtagctttcaccagaaccccaaaggcggcggtttttgttcttaataattatgaactattagatagagtgtccactggtcacATATGGCACGAGTTTACAGTGGATATGGAACTCAAGTTATAACTCGtagtgtaaaacatggaaaaaaccGGCTatgtgcgagttgtactcgcgttgcaagagCTTACGCGCCTCCTTTTTTAAACTcacttaagtaatttttgcgaataataaatattttgaagcgcgctcacacaatttcaagagatttggtaactccttgcagagacagtgagtgaaattcgtaatttgggtttttttttcttttaagtccgacttacgcttgactgtagatttctaataggttttcctgtaatctatagattgattTCCTGTTATCTGTACTATTtttgaaataggtacctacttataaaatgctctttcatttgacatgtaacacaatatagttcaaaaaacgttgatttttaattttcacttatACCTCttaaaagtggcccctataattaaattttcttaatttaaattacatgtccgttttTGGATCACAGGTTAACATCTGTGTGCCAAATtgcaagttaatcggttcagtcgGTTTTAGGGAAAATTGGCAGACTgtgacagacgcacgagtgatcctataagggttccgtttttcctttttgaggtacggaaccctaaaaaacgatcAGTTGAAAATGGCCCCGCAGTCATAATTACCCAGCTACACCTAATAGCAAGATCACAGGACTGCCAGACTTATATAATTACtaattcataaattaattgtcgtgtcatttaaaatatcaaattaacTTACATAAGTATTGttgtttaaaaatgtaaaatgtatgttCTTTAATTTTGATAGTTTTACCATTGCACTgaattttaaaaaaaacatcgaATAACCTACatgattatttttaaacaaattttgacaCCGAGTGAAACTctacatttttcaccacaccaaaacGAAGAGAATACCTCTAACTACAAAACATTCGACCAAATCAAATCTATCACTTTATTGAAcacttatatacctacctaattcaaaatcatcattaaaaGGTCAATTCTACCAAACAGTTGGACATTAAGTTAAAACTTGTATTAAAAGTACCTACTCTGCACTCCTGTGGATAAGTACttagaatgtttttttttgcaagaaTCAAAAAGGCCTTATCAAGTTATCTGTAGGCCAAACACATGATTGCCGACGAGAATTATATCACACGTCTACGTCTGAACGAAGTGAGGAATTTAAGTATTGACTCCCAAGGTGATAATAATTTTGTTACCACGCGGCTACAATATACCTACTGttctttacaatatttacatcacctaaatattatttataccaaaaataattgtaatgaaaaaaagtaaaaaaaatattgcgcttgaaaaaaaaattataccacgtcggtggcaaacaggtcaccacgcctgatggaaagcggtcatcgtaacctatggacgcctacaaCTCAAAAGTGTCCCTTTGATCCCTCTCAGTAGGGAAGAAAAGTACCACTATGCCCCCTCCTAgcaaggtaaaaataatgtctgTTCTCCCAGTCATTACGATTATTATACTTATTGCCGGTATTAAAAGGATTTTTAGAGTTTGTAcactatatgtataatataattttgTAGACTCCGTAGTCACCTCAATCAATAGAATATTGAAATAAAGACTAGGGAACTATGATACTAGGTAGTACctattcttacacaaattgaataCCTAAGTGTTTGTAcactatatttataatataattttgtaGACTCCGTAGTCACCTCAATCAATAGAATATTGAAATAAAGACTAGGGAACTATGATACTAGGTAAGTACCtattcttacacaaatttaaTACCTAAGTGCCatgcccacggtaagctcaagaagcaACAACAAATAATACTCAGACAAAAATCATACTACATGACTCACTGTGCACCTGCACACTCACTCTAGGACTGTTGTTTTAACCGGGTATActgattaaaataattatgttgtaaGTTAGTCCACCTATAATATACTCACCTCCTCATTTTGCACAGGGGACTCTTCCCATAAATCGGTTGCTGGAATATCTTTAAAATCATTCAGCGATGAATGTCTAAAGTCCCGCTTGCCgaatttcttttttctttgaGGTGGCATTGGCAAAGTTTGTGACTGGACTGGTATATCCTCTGGATATTGTATCACGTCATCGTTGGCATATTCGTGAATAGAACGTAACTCATTAGAAGGACTGAAGTTATGTTGAGTGTCCATTTCAACCGGCACATTTTCTTGcgtattgttatttaaatgttcAGGATTATCAGTAAGACCTAAGTCAACTTCACTGAATTGCATGTCACTTGTCATGTGCTCGTCAATATACTGAACTGTAGCGATGTCTTcttcttttttctttcttttagcTCGTGACGGGCGTACAGGTGGGAACGTATAATAACCGTCGTCTCTATCGTTTAAGTCCTCCGTCGAATAGCGCATGTCGTCATCTAGCATAAGCTCCGGGTCAGCTTCTGGTTCATTGGCATACATATTTTCGTTGTTAACGCCGGAATTACTTCCCATCAAAGCTAGCGCATTTTTTGGAATTTTGAAAGCTTGTCGTATTTCGTCACTCAAGTATTCTCTTACTTGAATATTTTCGCGAGATATCCCTCGCGGTCGTACGAAAAATTCGTCGTTGTTTATTTCGTTTATAACATGAGAGTATTCTTCTTTTATCGGTGAATGTTGTTCTGTTGACAATCCTGCGTCAGTTTCGTTTAAGTGTGATAGTTGCCCTTCATCTTGAATATATTGAGAATCTAATTTGTCAAAGTCGTATGTGGTTTCAAACTGTCGCCTCTCATACACATCTGCATCCAAACTGTCAGTAGTGCCATATTCTCGTGGTTCACTAGGACTGTCTGGGATATAAGATGCCATTTGTGTTGGTTGTTTTTTCATTCGAGTAAATGTAAAAGTAGCAGGTGGAGTTTCCTCTCTATCTAAATTAGGAGATGAGGAAGTTTTAGGTAAgttctttttatttttcctgttaaATAACCTAGGGTATGTTTTAGTCTCGAATTCAACTGGAGGTGAATTTCTTACATCTGGAGTTGAACCAGTTGTCGATCCTTCTGGCTTAGACTTTTTCTCCCTAAACTTGGGAAATTAATTTTGGTTTTGTCGGGCATTTTAAATTTAGCGAAATCAGGAACGCTGAATTTTGGTCTTTCCGGTAGAGTAAACTTCTTTTTATCTCCGAAGGATAATTTTTCAGACAAATTGATCTTCTTGAACTTTGGCCGGTCCGGAAGGCTAAATTTCCTTTTATCAGGCATAGTAAACTTGGGTCTATCAGGTAATGTAAACTTTGGGCGCTCGGGCATTTTAAATTTTGGACGTTCAGGCATGTTCATTTTTGGTTTTTCTGGCATTTTCATACTTTgcaattttgtttttaatttaccGGCCTGCGATTTCAGTTTTCCAGCACCCTCCTTTATACGTTGTTGAATTTTTACATCAATCCCGTCAGCATTTTGGCGACTGTCACGTTTTAAAGGTAAATTTTCTAAAGCGGAAGAATCCACTTGACTTGTACTTATTTCACATTCTGTTCGTGACATCGTGGATGGCGTATTAACAAAGTACCTTTCTTCAATATCCTTTTGGAGTAATTCAGCGTTTAAAATGCCTTCATTTTCTTTATCGTCGTGTTGTTCTTCTTCGTCTGAAGGGTGTTGTAAATATTTACGTTCCAAAGATGTTGTACTAGACAATTCATCATCAGTTTTCATCAAAGTATTTTTCGTTTCAGCGTCGGGCGGCATAAATACAATATTCGGGGGCGGTTTTTCGATGATTTCATATTCGTGAtcactgaaaataaaaaataatttatgcattaTTTATCACAACTATGGACCATAATGAAATACAGTATTTTTTATTCGCATGGTGTTTAAGACGAAATTACAAAATATTCTTTTCGCATAGCAGTAATAAGAAACATACGTAATTAAATCGCAAAAATCATACTTCATCGCAAACAGTTCcagttatatttatataacgtAGTCTACGCACACACGTCTCTTGAGTTATAACTAGGCCAACGATCGACGCTCGTTTTAGCCGCAGCAGTCACCGGgcgaaattaatttaaaattactttaaATGTACTAAACGGACAATAATAATGATGACTATCATGCTGTCTAGAACCTTTTGCCAGTAGACTTACCTTCCATTTGAAATGAAATTACTGGCTCGCGACGTCGGCCTGGTTCCGATAGGATTTACTCGTTCAGGTAGTAAAGAATCACTTTGAAAAAACTGACAAGCACATCGTACGTCAGGTGTATAAACTTGAACACTACCCTCTCTTGTAGGCCTCACAGGTTTTTCTAAAGGAGTCCCTCCCTCTGATGTCCATCTCCGAAGGTTACTCATTACAACTAACTACCGGTTATAATTTTGTAGTAGGTCATCATATTTAGTGATCGACTTTAAGAAAACTAAATAAGTTAAACCGGCATTTGTAGACCGGTAGTTACTCATTACGCGTTTGTCAAAACCAGGCAATAAATGAACTAATCACTGGCGTGAAAGCAGCCGCGAGCACGGATCACTGATGACAATTTTAAAGAGCTAAACCAATGTGCAGGAAGACTGTTCGGACGATTCTATATATAACAAATCGTGAGAAGCTAGCGCGTTCGCTTTGCATGTGTCGAAACAgctgttatgtcacaattacgTATGcagtaaaagaaaaattataaataggatacaatgtaaattgttatatataaatatagatatagTTACCTGGAAGTTTTAGACCATTCCTTCTCAGAAATTTCAAcgccattttttttatgcaGTTTTGTTTGCGGGCTCAGTGTAGGAGAAGATTCAATGGGCACTGGAGCTTGTTCGTGACTTGATTCTAATACATCATCGTCAAAAATTTCTGTAATGGTGATGTTCGGTGAATCGTTTTTTGGTCTTGTCTCATCTAActgattttgaaatatttcatCAACATTGGGCTCGTCTGGGTCCATTTCTTCATCTAAAATGACAGCTTCCTTATTGGAATCTCTTATTTTATGCAATTTTTCCATTACATGTTCATCTGATTTCAAGGAAGCTTCATCCTCCATTACTAAACTAGGGTCTTGTGAAGCTAAAGACTTTCTTTCTAAAAAGCTCTCATTTTCCTTACTGTTACTTTCACGTTCTTTTTCTACATCGGGAGAAAAATGAAGTGATTTGTCTCGATCTTGACTTTTTGATTCTTCTATGTCCTCGTATATATGTTCTTTCTTTTTTCTCGGGGGAGGGGTATCGACACTCATTGTTTTACTCATTTCGTCTGAATCACCAAGTTTAATTGCGCTAAACTTTTGTCTACGCACTGCTCCTGGAGAAGATTTTAATTGCCTTATTTCCTGTCCTTCTTTGTGTTTTTTACGCTTAGGCAATGGAGACTTTTCACCTTCATTCTTCTCAAGTTTGTTCAGAGTTTTATCAGCTAAATGTTTAATTTTGTTTACTAACGGATGACAGCATTTTGTTTTTTCCCTGGTTTCTGTAACCCCAATATATGAGTCTGGCACTCTTCgtttcaaaataccttttggtGAGACATTTTTAGGCGTACTGATTGGTGCTTCTAAATGGGAATTTGATGGACTCTCCGACTGTCTACAAATGAAAGCATTCATTGCTTGATTGGCAGCGTCATCCTCAGAATCTAAGGATACTTCTTTTGAGAAATTTGGTATGTGAACGCCTTCATCTTCCCCTTCTTCGCCGTGTTTACGGCTGCTTCCAGGCGAAGAGTCAAGGTTAAGTATCTTCTGTCCACCTCCATCTACGGGGGAATGGGTCCGAGAACGTGAGAACTCACGGGACATACTTCTTCGAGGTGTTGTTTCTCTTATAATATCCTCTGCGGTAATTTCGCCTTCTAAGGGAGGTTTTAGAAGATGTGTCCAGGGGTAATGTCCCAATTCACGATCTCTCCGTAAGTCGTCCCATTGGTATTCGTGTTTTAGCTCTTGTGAATTTTCCTTTTTCTCTTTATCTGGCGACAATTTAGATTCCATAGGTATAATAGTTATCATAAATATTCACAAAACACATAAGTAAAGCTTTGCTGGATAAGAACAAATAAGTGGATTGTGGTTTTATGGTGATAGTAACACAGTAATAGTTTGTTTGTGGACCCAGCAAAGTTTTCACTTTTCACCGTTAAACTAAGAACACTACATTTCGTTCGAGACTGAGTCTCTGCAAATGAAAACACGTTGAATTTGCGTGGGTTTGTGTGAAAATAGGTGTGAATAAGTAGCGTGCAGTGTAACAAATTATTTTGGACTTCTGCCGGCGCGTCTTTACCTTGATTCAATCCGAGCACTTTCACTACCGTACAACCATGCTtggtgtttgtttatttttgcgTTGTTCCACTAAATGttgtattatgtttttttttttaagaaaagaGATCTGTGACCTGTACAAAATCTCAGTTCAACTGGGCGAAGCGTTGTGGTGCGTGCAAGCGCGCTAAATATAAGATTGAGCATGAATTTATTTTTGGGAAGCATTTCGCGTCATCAGTAAAACTATAGAGCCCAGACGCCGTTTTATAGGAGCCGACTGATGGTTTGTAACCAGAGATGAATTATTTAACCAAATTAAatcttaattaaataataaaaacgtaCCAGTGTAGCAAACCAGCTGctgtatttctatttaatacCGATGCAGGATTGCTTCTGTCCCTTGATCGAAGTCCAAATAGTTACGTGTCGACTCGTAGCTCTATTCACCGCGTGACTATTTCATTAACGGGATGGAATAAGTTGTATCTCTAAATTGAATGTTGATTTACGTACAGTCCGTGATATAAAATGACGCCTATCGTGAaatattatacacggtgtaacatgtgGATGATATAAACCGAATAATTGTAACAGCTTATTACATTtcaattataacaatttatttttttaagatttcGCCTAATTTCAGAGTTAACgccatttaaaataataatcaactcCTTTTTATTTCTTAGTACAAAATGCTTTTTTGATGGCGATTATGCTATTATGGGCTCAATCTTATTATCCTTATTGAAAAATGTGAAAAAGTTATGATAAGTAACACATTAGTCCTGGGATAAGTCGGGGCACTTATAACAAAAGTGATGTAGCACATTATTATATCGAAAATCAAATATATCGGTGTACCtagataggtacctaaatatctattaaagtaaatatttttttactttatgagCTGTGTGCGTTATTCTATTTTAAGCAATACAAATGGTTCTAAACAGGAAGGTAAAGTAGGAAGACGGTTAATGAGTTCACAACAGGATATGATACGCCTGTACTTTAGACATATGGGTAAAACAGATTTTAAACTGGTCAATCCAATAGACATCAGTTAACTAACTTCTGATATGCgtataaatattacattattacaTATGTAATAATTTAAGGAACTCTTGTTTTAACTGGTGAATTATTGATACCTCTTCTCGCAAAGTAATGGTTACTTCTATTTTCGTGCTAGGCTCACTACCTGTAACGGAACATCTACGTTGGCAGTACTCAAAAGTCAGGGCATTTAAATAGGTACCTTTCAAACTTACAAGTATTTTTCAGCACCCTACAGCTTATGCAAAAGTAATAAGAGGACAGAAGTAACTAGGAGAACATGGTGGCTAAGTAAATAgtataggtatgtaggtacgttGATTTCgtgagtaattattactacaTAGTAGTACAGTTGACTActaagagatgtatccactttttcaccttattacaatgcaataaggtgaaaaagtggatacatctctttgtagtcgactgtataaaacaaagtttaaTTTCTCTTAGAGGAGACTACCTAGTGAAACAGGGAACTATAGTATATTCTGTACTTATTTGACACTAATAAGGAATGATTGGGAAAGTATACAGAAAAAATCACACAAAGGAAtattaattgtattgtatgtatgtacattttgAACATGCAAGTAAACACGGGCATTAAGTAGGTAGTTGCATATTTTGAatccattaatatttttttaataaatttgctACGGTACATATTAGTCCCTGACACGCATGTGCCAGGTGTCGAATTATACATATAATTCCTAGACACTCACGGCGACAAGACCCGAAGCCCTTCGAGATTCTACTTATTTGTCTTGAACTCAAGTGTTACTAATGGAGTTTTGGCTAGGCTGGCTGGACAGAAAGATGATGACGATATAATTTCGACAGAGAAATCAAATGTGAATAAAAAAAGCTTTATTCCAGTACATAAATAGGTGTTATATACATTCAGGGGTGTTCATGAATA
This genomic stretch from Leguminivora glycinivorella isolate SPB_JAAS2020 chromosome Z, LegGlyc_1.1, whole genome shotgun sequence harbors:
- the LOC125240773 gene encoding LOW QUALITY PROTEIN: uncharacterized protein LOC125240773 (The sequence of the model RefSeq protein was modified relative to this genomic sequence to represent the inferred CDS: deleted 3 bases in 2 codons), producing the protein MESKLSPDKEKKENSQELKHEYQWDDLRRDRELGHYPWTHLLKPPLEGEITAEDIIRETTPRRSMSREFSRSRTHSPVDGGGQKILNLDSSPGSSRKHGEEGEDEGVHIPNFSKEVSLDSEDDAANQAMNAFICRQSESPSNSHLEAPISTPKNVSPKGILKRRVPDSYIGVTETREKTKCCHPLVNKIKHLADKTLNKLEKNEGEKSPLPKRKKHKEGQEIRQLKSSPGAVRRQKFSAIKLGDSDEMSKTMSVDTPPPRKKKEHIYEDIEESKSQDRDKSLHFSPDVEKERESNSKENESFLERKSLASQDPSLVMEDEASLKSDEHVMEKLHKIRDSNKEAVILDEEMDPDEPNVDEIFQNQLDETRPKNDSPNITITEIFDDDVLESSHEQAPVPIESSPTLSPQTKLHKKNGVEISEKEWSKTSSDHEYEIIEKPPPNIVFMPPDAETKNTLMKTDDELSSTTSLERKYLQHPSDEEEQHDDKENEGILNAELLQKDIEERYFVNTPSTMSRTECEISTSQVDSSALENLPLKRDSRQNADGIDVKIQQRIKEGAGKLKSQAGKLKTKLQSMKMPEKPKMNMPERPKFKMPERPKFTLPDRPKFTMPDKRKFSLPDRPKFKKINLSEKLSFGDKKKFTLPERPKFSVPDFAKFKMPDKTKINFPSLGRKSLSQKDRQLVQLQMRNSPPVEFETKTYPRLFNRKNKKNLPKTSSSPNLDREETPPATFTFTRMKKQPTQMASYIPDSPSEPREYGTTDSLDADVYERRQFETTYDFDKLDSQYIQDEGQLSHLNETDAGLSTEQHSPIKEEYSHVINEINNDEFFVRPRGISRENIQVREYLSDEIRQAFKIPKNALALMGSNSGVNNENMYANEPEADPELMLDDDMRYSTEDLNDRDDGYYTFPPVRPSRAKRKKKEEDIATVQYIDEHMTSDMQFSEVDLGLTDNPEHLNNNTQENVPVEMDTQHNFSPSNELRSIHEYANDDVIQYPEDIPVQSQTLPMPPQRKKKFGKRDFRHSSLNDFKDIPATDLWEESPVQNEEIIVYRTEHEYVVPQTAECTPADYIESDKHVRHESPGYATVDKSAYTPEKGIRRSLSKTPPVRRRKSHSSERKYYTVQPVSKSLPDRPPRKKSSTSLMTLDSFSKRSVSGDLTQYVEIDEPQIDEVHKDLISGEVVNKMKDRPLPPPPRPPRGPKRRKSDKNTFEDQCDDNVGAESYTHADKSMKIDDVVEIEVSTQTDPLPDDIDFELGMEENLDFSVSSSLRDIVNEEPYRSKSHSKIAESPRISRPTSRSEKSFKLSDPKISELSKSNIGRTSPTVILVERRVSSPTRINEREEMLTEASLTVQHIDIDEAHIPDVPPLPRPKSVTNISPAARKTVLSSDDQALERVTETSRDVQLDNLVTQRLQVRDLDVGRLNVSELQASKILVSDIEGMTLQVTELDSKSGHISVSGIEFSQSVIDEIVKKFAEISTSASAPQAANELTRPMSREEHTQTDQSTGDRVAAETISTLQHDHSQPSTAQASPPPPPPKSSNEEEVTAPPQRPPPPDLTPLLYSYLQDITMPPATYYHRPTSLRDRPFTEFHDAQHQSPPPPTRRAKRRPAAPHSESSSDEALTRPSPRRMPAPRPHEPTITEAGANFLRVCHNSISRTIRSIFNSFVSYISGTEDKKDVQMALVIFLVLIAGLIMFGLSDSRTIHHHHWEFFNPPDGKQ